In Oligoflexia bacterium, a single genomic region encodes these proteins:
- a CDS encoding SurA N-terminal domain-containing protein — translation MLQSISEGMVSPFAKVLLFILAAAMIGFYGFSGSCGGAMSENIIATVDGKEISQNELARAFQEMIAYQQSQGMNFNNLPPEMITMFQKQVLQSMIQKNLLLKQAKALGMVMPKKAVQKNIYDQFTQGNQTFDFQQYKNILARFGQTPAQFEKEEGEKIMVNSLYQAMNAIAKTPLHLLKADYAINNTKAKVSYIKLNANQVQNKLGVEHPTQEQLKEYFEQNKENYRVPEQRDFSLYWLNLATFLPQPNDEDLNQTLKSAYNAQQKEKLTQARYHARHILIAGDNEASRAQKIYQRIKSGESFNKIALMESEDPGSKGNGGDLGYFSSDSMVPEFQNAVESLRVGQVSTPVKTSFGYHIIELLDKIQAGPVNVTRLKKELAYTWQARALEQDNYKNIALDAAKKVFANQAKKQTYNNINQNDDLPQVPDSNDTSIIMGKVMGASLKQKSDVFTAASSNYLYQVELHKIEESRIPSYDSISQTVKTNYLDQAYQKAFSTLMAQKNQQLLKGEITNLQSLANELGQSIQTTGWFSANDSSQLKGQLDIEDLKPALSMQKDSLFKKTIVQGKDYYFLAVADLQTPNWSQFDIDSSTQNNSELINTQKITQWIKSLEENANIEIAPQFQDS, via the coding sequence ATCAGTCAAAATGAACTGGCTCGTGCCTTTCAAGAAATGATAGCTTACCAACAAAGCCAAGGTATGAATTTCAACAATCTCCCACCTGAAATGATTACGATGTTTCAAAAACAAGTGTTGCAAAGTATGATTCAAAAAAACCTATTACTTAAACAAGCTAAAGCTTTAGGTATGGTGATGCCCAAAAAAGCTGTTCAGAAAAATATTTATGACCAATTCACTCAAGGTAATCAAACCTTTGATTTCCAACAGTATAAAAATATTCTTGCTCGTTTTGGTCAAACTCCTGCCCAATTTGAAAAAGAAGAAGGTGAAAAAATTATGGTCAATAGTTTGTATCAAGCCATGAATGCAATAGCAAAAACTCCATTGCACCTTTTAAAAGCTGATTATGCAATAAACAATACCAAAGCCAAAGTCAGTTACATAAAGCTCAATGCCAACCAAGTTCAAAATAAATTAGGTGTTGAACACCCTACCCAAGAACAACTCAAAGAGTACTTTGAGCAAAACAAAGAAAATTATAGAGTCCCAGAACAACGTGATTTTTCTCTTTACTGGCTTAACTTAGCAACGTTTTTACCGCAACCCAATGATGAAGATCTAAACCAAACCTTAAAGTCTGCGTACAACGCACAACAAAAAGAAAAACTCACCCAAGCCCGCTACCATGCTCGTCACATATTAATTGCAGGCGACAATGAGGCAAGCAGAGCACAAAAAATTTATCAGCGCATCAAATCTGGAGAGTCTTTCAATAAAATTGCCCTTATGGAAAGTGAAGATCCAGGTTCAAAAGGCAATGGTGGTGACTTAGGTTATTTTTCTTCTGACAGCATGGTTCCAGAATTTCAAAACGCTGTAGAATCTTTACGCGTAGGTCAAGTCAGTACTCCAGTAAAAACATCTTTTGGTTATCACATCATTGAACTCTTGGATAAAATTCAAGCCGGCCCAGTCAATGTCACACGTCTCAAAAAAGAATTGGCTTACACTTGGCAAGCACGTGCACTCGAACAAGATAATTATAAAAACATAGCTCTAGATGCTGCAAAAAAAGTTTTTGCCAATCAGGCTAAGAAACAGACCTACAACAACATCAATCAAAATGATGACTTGCCCCAAGTTCCTGATAGCAATGATACAAGTATTATTATGGGTAAAGTCATGGGTGCTAGCTTAAAGCAAAAAAGTGATGTGTTTACAGCTGCATCATCCAATTATCTTTATCAAGTTGAGTTACATAAAATTGAAGAAAGCCGTATTCCAAGCTACGACAGTATTTCTCAAACTGTTAAAACCAACTACCTTGATCAAGCCTATCAAAAAGCTTTTTCAACTTTGATGGCACAAAAAAATCAACAACTGCTAAAAGGTGAAATTACCAATTTACAAAGTTTAGCCAATGAACTAGGCCAAAGCATTCAAACAACAGGTTGGTTTTCAGCCAATGATTCATCTCAATTAAAAGGTCAACTGGATATTGAAGACCTTAAGCCGGCACTGTCCATGCAAAAAGATAGCCTATTTAAAAAAACAATTGTGCAAGGGAAAGATTATTATTTCTTAGCAGTTGCAGATCTTCAAACTCCTAATTGGAGTCAATTTGATATAGATTCTTCAACCCAAAATAATTCTGAGTTAATCAACACACAAAAAATAACTCAATGGATCAAGAGCCTTGAAGAAAATGCAAACATCGAAATTGCCCCTCAGTTTCAGGATTCATAA